The following coding sequences lie in one Candidatus Zixiibacteriota bacterium genomic window:
- a CDS encoding integration host factor subunit beta — translation MTKADLVEKIVEKTGLTRTDVAVVVDSFLESVKNAMKEGHNLEIRGFGTFKIKSRKARKARNPRTGEEVPVPDRKVPVFKPSNEFKELIIQQK, via the coding sequence ATGACCAAAGCAGATTTGGTCGAAAAGATTGTAGAAAAGACAGGGTTGACCAGGACTGACGTGGCGGTGGTAGTGGATAGCTTTTTAGAGTCGGTGAAGAACGCCATGAAGGAAGGGCATAATCTGGAGATACGCGGATTCGGGACCTTTAAGATTAAGTCCCGTAAAGCCAGGAAAGCACGCAATCCACGCACGGGTGAGGAAGTACCGGTTCCAGACAGAAAAGTTCCGGTTTTTAAACCTTCGAATGAATTCAAAGAGCTTATAATTCAGCAAAAATAG